In Zonotrichia leucophrys gambelii isolate GWCS_2022_RI chromosome 12, RI_Zleu_2.0, whole genome shotgun sequence, a single genomic region encodes these proteins:
- the CARD19 gene encoding caspase recruitment domain-containing protein 19 isoform X3, which produces MMFYRSYQSYCHRLQHDMYFLTSTSRLNEQVVDKIVLQLNRVYPQILTNEEAEKFRNPKASLHTRLSDLLKHLQKKGDRHCQEFYRALQINAEQLFNDLPSRKILKTPDPTEIDTDKEQYMLNDRGPVFFLACFSVAAGLALFWYCCNSETQVIGRARRILGFSPIIIGGHVRNICMLYLEDMSRN; this is translated from the exons ATGATGTTCTACAGAAGCT ATCAGTCGTATTGCCATCGGCTGCAGCATGACATGTATTTCCTTACAAGCACTAGCCGACTGAATGAGCAAGTGGTTGATAAAATAGTTCTTCAGCTCAACAGAGTCTATCCCCAAATTCTTACCaatgaagaagcagaaaag TTCAGGAACCCAAAAGCATCACTCCATACCAGGCTCTCAGATCTGCTAAAACACCTCCAAAAGAAAGGAGACAGACACTGTCAGGAGTTTTACAGGGCTCTGCAGATCAATGCTGAACAGCTGTTTAATGACCTGCCAAGCAGGAAAATCTTGA AAACCCCAGATCCCACAGAGATAGACACTGACAAGGAGCAATATATGCTAAATGACAGGG GCCCAGTGTTTTTCCTGGCGTGTTTCAGcgtggctgcagggctggcccttTTCTGGTACTGCTGTAACTCAG AAACACAAGTCATAGGAAGAGCCAGGAGAATCTTGGGTTTTTCTCCTATTATCATAGGAGGACATGTTAGAAATATTTGTATGTTGTATTTGGAAGACATGTCAAGAAATTAA
- the CARD19 gene encoding caspase recruitment domain-containing protein 19 isoform X1 — MMFYRSYQSYCHRLQHDMYFLTSTSRLNEQVVDKIVLQLNRVYPQILTNEEAEKFRNPKASLHTRLSDLLKHLQKKGDRHCQEFYRALQINAEQLFNDLPSRKILKTPDPTEIDTDKEQYMLNDRGPVFFLACFSVAAGLALFWYCCNSGACFSASTSLQHLWTVIIPFSAPGGSPCAPAWSQVLLGKQCYRLGNKSSRVLDEAV; from the exons ATGATGTTCTACAGAAGCT ATCAGTCGTATTGCCATCGGCTGCAGCATGACATGTATTTCCTTACAAGCACTAGCCGACTGAATGAGCAAGTGGTTGATAAAATAGTTCTTCAGCTCAACAGAGTCTATCCCCAAATTCTTACCaatgaagaagcagaaaag TTCAGGAACCCAAAAGCATCACTCCATACCAGGCTCTCAGATCTGCTAAAACACCTCCAAAAGAAAGGAGACAGACACTGTCAGGAGTTTTACAGGGCTCTGCAGATCAATGCTGAACAGCTGTTTAATGACCTGCCAAGCAGGAAAATCTTGA AAACCCCAGATCCCACAGAGATAGACACTGACAAGGAGCAATATATGCTAAATGACAGGG GCCCAGTGTTTTTCCTGGCGTGTTTCAGcgtggctgcagggctggcccttTTCTGGTACTGCTGTAACTCAG gagcTTGCTTCTCTGCAAGCACATCTCTGCAGCACCTATGGACAGTGATAATTCCATTTTCAGCTCCTGGAGGAAGCCCATGTGCACCTGCATGGAGTCAGGTCCTTTTAGGCAAACAGTGTTACAGACTTGGGAATAAATCAAGCAGGGTCTTGGATGAAGCTGTTTAG
- the NINJ1 gene encoding ninjurin-1 isoform X1, producing MDSGSETHELNGTAEGADLAAEEQRRRWQWFQRNRPININHYANKKSAAESMLDIALLMANASQLKAVMEQGPSFSFYVPLIILISLSLTLQVMVGVLLIFLVKYDLNNPAKHGKLNFLNNLATGLVFIIVVVNIFITAFGVQKPVAEPASRQ from the exons ATGGACTCTGGCAGCGAGACCCACGAGCTCAACGGCACGGCGGAGGGCGCGGACTTGGCGGCCGAGGAGCAG cGCAGAAGGTGGCAGTGGTTCCAAAGGAACAGACCCATCAACATCAACCACTATGCCAACAAGAAGAGCGCGGCCGAGAGCATGCTGGACATCGCCCTGCTGATGGCCAACGCCTCCCAGCTCAAAGCTGTCATGGAGCAAGGgccctccttttccttctacGTGCCGCTGATCATTCTCATCAGTCTGTCGCTCACCCTGCAAGTTATGGTGGGAGTGCTCTTGATATTCCTTG TAAAATATGACCTTAACAACCCTGCAAAACATGGAAAGCTGAATTTCCTCAACAACCTTGCAACTGGACTAGTATTCATTATAGTAGTTGTGAATATTTTTATCACTGCCTTTGGAGTGCAGAAACCAGTTGCTGAGCCAGCATCAAGACAGTAA
- the CARD19 gene encoding caspase recruitment domain-containing protein 19 isoform X2: MADQSYCHRLQHDMYFLTSTSRLNEQVVDKIVLQLNRVYPQILTNEEAEKFRNPKASLHTRLSDLLKHLQKKGDRHCQEFYRALQINAEQLFNDLPSRKILKTPDPTEIDTDKEQYMLNDRGPVFFLACFSVAAGLALFWYCCNSGACFSASTSLQHLWTVIIPFSAPGGSPCAPAWSQVLLGKQCYRLGNKSSRVLDEAV, translated from the exons atGGCCG ATCAGTCGTATTGCCATCGGCTGCAGCATGACATGTATTTCCTTACAAGCACTAGCCGACTGAATGAGCAAGTGGTTGATAAAATAGTTCTTCAGCTCAACAGAGTCTATCCCCAAATTCTTACCaatgaagaagcagaaaag TTCAGGAACCCAAAAGCATCACTCCATACCAGGCTCTCAGATCTGCTAAAACACCTCCAAAAGAAAGGAGACAGACACTGTCAGGAGTTTTACAGGGCTCTGCAGATCAATGCTGAACAGCTGTTTAATGACCTGCCAAGCAGGAAAATCTTGA AAACCCCAGATCCCACAGAGATAGACACTGACAAGGAGCAATATATGCTAAATGACAGGG GCCCAGTGTTTTTCCTGGCGTGTTTCAGcgtggctgcagggctggcccttTTCTGGTACTGCTGTAACTCAG gagcTTGCTTCTCTGCAAGCACATCTCTGCAGCACCTATGGACAGTGATAATTCCATTTTCAGCTCCTGGAGGAAGCCCATGTGCACCTGCATGGAGTCAGGTCCTTTTAGGCAAACAGTGTTACAGACTTGGGAATAAATCAAGCAGGGTCTTGGATGAAGCTGTTTAG
- the NINJ1 gene encoding ninjurin-1 isoform X2, with translation MDSGSETHELNGTAEGADLAAEEQRRRWQWFQRNRPININHYANKKSAAESMLDIALLMANASQLKAVMEQGPSFSFYVPLIILISLSLTLQVMVGVLLIFLETWSIHFRCHLQLSQLRCTQWGKKNNLKKLDTPGSFLKLPTHLYT, from the exons ATGGACTCTGGCAGCGAGACCCACGAGCTCAACGGCACGGCGGAGGGCGCGGACTTGGCGGCCGAGGAGCAG cGCAGAAGGTGGCAGTGGTTCCAAAGGAACAGACCCATCAACATCAACCACTATGCCAACAAGAAGAGCGCGGCCGAGAGCATGCTGGACATCGCCCTGCTGATGGCCAACGCCTCCCAGCTCAAAGCTGTCATGGAGCAAGGgccctccttttccttctacGTGCCGCTGATCATTCTCATCAGTCTGTCGCTCACCCTGCAAGTTATGGTGGGAGTGCTCTTGATATTCCTTG AGACCTGGAGCATCCATTTTAGATGCCATTTGCAGTTGAGCCAGCTACGCTGTACAcagtggggaaagaaaaataatttgaagaagCTGGACAcaccaggcagctttctcaAGCTTCCAACACACCTGTATACCTGA
- the CARD19 gene encoding caspase recruitment domain-containing protein 19 isoform X4: MMFYRSYQSYCHRLQHDMYFLTSTSRLNEQVVDKIVLQLNRVYPQILTNEEAEKFRNPKASLHTRLSDLLKHLQKKGDRHCQEFYRALQINAEQLFNDLPSRKILSPVFFLACFSVAAGLALFWYCCNSGACFSASTSLQHLWTVIIPFSAPGGSPCAPAWSQVLLGKQCYRLGNKSSRVLDEAV, translated from the exons ATGATGTTCTACAGAAGCT ATCAGTCGTATTGCCATCGGCTGCAGCATGACATGTATTTCCTTACAAGCACTAGCCGACTGAATGAGCAAGTGGTTGATAAAATAGTTCTTCAGCTCAACAGAGTCTATCCCCAAATTCTTACCaatgaagaagcagaaaag TTCAGGAACCCAAAAGCATCACTCCATACCAGGCTCTCAGATCTGCTAAAACACCTCCAAAAGAAAGGAGACAGACACTGTCAGGAGTTTTACAGGGCTCTGCAGATCAATGCTGAACAGCTGTTTAATGACCTGCCAAGCAGGAAAATCTTGA GCCCAGTGTTTTTCCTGGCGTGTTTCAGcgtggctgcagggctggcccttTTCTGGTACTGCTGTAACTCAG gagcTTGCTTCTCTGCAAGCACATCTCTGCAGCACCTATGGACAGTGATAATTCCATTTTCAGCTCCTGGAGGAAGCCCATGTGCACCTGCATGGAGTCAGGTCCTTTTAGGCAAACAGTGTTACAGACTTGGGAATAAATCAAGCAGGGTCTTGGATGAAGCTGTTTAG
- the CARD19 gene encoding caspase recruitment domain-containing protein 19 isoform X5, giving the protein MMFYRSYQSYCHRLQHDMYFLTSTSRLNEQVVDKIVLQLNRVYPQILTNEEAEKFRNPKASLHTRLSDLLKHLQKKGDRHCQEFYRALQINAEQLFNDLPSRKILSPVFFLACFSVAAGLALFWYCCNSETQVIGRARRILGFSPIIIGGHVRNICMLYLEDMSRN; this is encoded by the exons ATGATGTTCTACAGAAGCT ATCAGTCGTATTGCCATCGGCTGCAGCATGACATGTATTTCCTTACAAGCACTAGCCGACTGAATGAGCAAGTGGTTGATAAAATAGTTCTTCAGCTCAACAGAGTCTATCCCCAAATTCTTACCaatgaagaagcagaaaag TTCAGGAACCCAAAAGCATCACTCCATACCAGGCTCTCAGATCTGCTAAAACACCTCCAAAAGAAAGGAGACAGACACTGTCAGGAGTTTTACAGGGCTCTGCAGATCAATGCTGAACAGCTGTTTAATGACCTGCCAAGCAGGAAAATCTTGA GCCCAGTGTTTTTCCTGGCGTGTTTCAGcgtggctgcagggctggcccttTTCTGGTACTGCTGTAACTCAG AAACACAAGTCATAGGAAGAGCCAGGAGAATCTTGGGTTTTTCTCCTATTATCATAGGAGGACATGTTAGAAATATTTGTATGTTGTATTTGGAAGACATGTCAAGAAATTAA